In one Candidatus Nitronereus thalassa genomic region, the following are encoded:
- a CDS encoding P-II family nitrogen regulator produces the protein MKLIQAIIKPFKLDEVKDALIELGVQGMTVTEVKGFGRQKGHKETYRGTEYQIDFVPKIKLELAIPDNLEQKVIETIARAAKTGSIGDGKIFVSDVNTVIRIRTGESGEGAV, from the coding sequence ATGAAATTGATTCAAGCCATCATTAAACCGTTCAAGCTTGATGAAGTCAAAGATGCATTGATTGAGCTAGGTGTTCAAGGAATGACCGTCACCGAGGTGAAAGGATTTGGTCGTCAAAAAGGGCATAAAGAAACTTACCGGGGTACGGAGTATCAAATCGATTTCGTGCCAAAAATTAAATTGGAGTTGGCGATCCCAGATAACCTCGAACAAAAAGTGATTGAAACGATTGCCCGTGCTGCGAAAACGGGGAGCATTGGCGATGGGAAAATATTCGTTTCCGACGTGAATACAGTGATTCGTATTCGAACAGGGGAATCTGGAGAAGGGGCTGTTTGA
- a CDS encoding Rrf2 family transcriptional regulator yields the protein MRLSKKSEYALRALLELTEAYGQRPVRRSDIAERQNIPLGFLEAILLQLKHAGILGSRPGVDGGFRLIKKPEQISLGTIIRALDGPLAPIPCVSQTAYQTCEDCPYADALQCPIKTPMQEVRNAIAGVLDHYTLKDFAQQLTAKTTRSKKPKRPLPVSA from the coding sequence ATGCGTTTATCTAAAAAAAGCGAATATGCCTTGCGGGCATTGTTGGAATTGACGGAAGCCTATGGCCAACGGCCGGTGCGTCGTTCAGATATCGCGGAGCGACAAAATATCCCCTTGGGATTCCTAGAGGCGATTCTGCTTCAGTTGAAACATGCCGGGATTTTGGGAAGCCGCCCAGGAGTGGATGGCGGGTTCAGGCTCATTAAAAAACCTGAACAAATTTCCCTTGGCACAATCATTCGTGCTTTAGATGGACCGCTGGCACCCATTCCGTGTGTGAGCCAGACGGCGTATCAAACATGTGAGGATTGTCCGTATGCAGATGCTCTGCAATGTCCGATAAAAACCCCCATGCAAGAGGTACGAAATGCCATTGCTGGTGTGCTTGATCATTACACGTTGAAGGATTTCGCTCAGCAACTTACAGCTAAGACGACACGATCTAAGAAGCCAAAGAGACCATTGCCGGTCAGTGCCTAA
- a CDS encoding DUF423 domain-containing protein → MMNGRQILGLGAVLAGIAVAIGAFGAHMLKPRLSERMMEVFETGVRYHMFHALALLFSGWALTQFESKVFQKAAWAFFVGILIFSGSLYCLAIADMRWLGALTPLGGLCFLIGWGCLAFGFFRRT, encoded by the coding sequence ATGATGAATGGACGACAGATTTTAGGGTTGGGAGCAGTATTGGCGGGAATTGCCGTGGCCATCGGTGCTTTCGGTGCACATATGCTTAAGCCACGCCTCTCGGAACGAATGATGGAGGTCTTTGAAACAGGGGTTCGGTATCACATGTTTCATGCGCTGGCCCTGTTATTTTCTGGATGGGCCTTGACGCAATTTGAATCCAAAGTATTTCAAAAAGCTGCTTGGGCTTTTTTTGTTGGCATTCTCATTTTTTCGGGAAGCCTATATTGTTTGGCCATTGCTGATATGCGATGGCTTGGCGCACTGACACCCCTCGGTGGCCTGTGTTTTCTTATAGGCTGGGGGTGTTTAGCTTTTGGGTTTTTTCGTCGAACTTAA
- the glnA gene encoding type I glutamate--ammonia ligase: protein MTAREVLDFAKKNKVEMVDLKFVDLMGAWQHFSIPTSELTMDLFKDGSGFDGSSIRGWKMIQNSDMLVVPDPSTAKMDPFMEIPTLSMICDVQDPVSREIYERDPRGVTLRAEQYLKSTKIGDVSFWGPEAEFFIFDHASYDQNSHSGYYFLDSEEGIWNSGLEGHNLGARPRHKEGYFPVSPTDAQQDIRSEMVREMEKAGIHVEKHHHEVATGGQAEIDLRFDTMLSMADKMMWYKYIVKNVAKRHNKTATFMPKPLFKDNGTGMHTHQSIWKDKTPLFAGKEYAGVSKMCLYYIGGILKHGPALAAFTNPTTNSYKRLTPGFEAPVLLAYSSRNRSAGIRIPMYSPNPKAKRIEVRFPDPTANFYLAFSAMLMAGLDGIQNKIDPGQAMDKNLYDLEPEEAANIPTLPASLEDALDNLANDHQFLLKGGVFTEDLVEAWINYKRENEVDALRVRPHPHEFFMYYDI, encoded by the coding sequence ATGACCGCGCGTGAAGTGTTGGATTTTGCCAAAAAAAACAAAGTAGAAATGGTTGATTTGAAATTTGTGGACTTGATGGGTGCTTGGCAGCATTTTTCAATTCCCACCTCAGAACTGACCATGGATTTATTCAAAGATGGCTCAGGGTTTGACGGGTCTTCGATCCGTGGATGGAAGATGATTCAAAATAGTGACATGTTGGTGGTTCCTGATCCATCCACTGCCAAAATGGATCCATTTATGGAAATTCCTACTTTGAGTATGATTTGTGATGTGCAAGATCCTGTTTCCCGAGAAATTTATGAGCGTGATCCAAGGGGTGTGACTCTACGCGCAGAACAGTATTTAAAGAGCACCAAAATCGGGGATGTCTCGTTTTGGGGACCGGAAGCGGAGTTCTTCATTTTCGATCATGCGAGCTATGATCAAAATAGCCATTCTGGATATTATTTTCTCGACTCCGAAGAAGGCATTTGGAATTCCGGGTTGGAAGGGCACAATCTCGGCGCACGCCCAAGACACAAGGAAGGCTATTTTCCTGTCTCGCCCACCGATGCCCAACAAGATATTCGTTCGGAAATGGTCCGAGAAATGGAAAAGGCCGGGATTCATGTTGAAAAGCATCACCATGAAGTTGCGACAGGCGGACAGGCGGAAATTGATCTGCGTTTCGACACCATGCTGAGCATGGCTGACAAAATGATGTGGTATAAATACATCGTGAAAAATGTAGCCAAGCGTCACAATAAGACGGCGACGTTTATGCCAAAGCCTCTGTTCAAAGATAATGGTACGGGAATGCATACGCATCAAAGTATTTGGAAGGATAAAACGCCGTTGTTCGCAGGAAAAGAATATGCCGGGGTGTCAAAGATGTGCCTATACTATATTGGAGGCATTTTAAAGCATGGGCCGGCATTAGCGGCCTTTACGAATCCCACAACCAATTCTTATAAAAGATTGACGCCAGGATTTGAGGCTCCCGTCTTGTTGGCCTATTCCAGTCGAAATCGGTCCGCGGGAATTCGAATTCCCATGTATTCCCCCAATCCCAAAGCCAAACGGATTGAAGTTCGGTTCCCTGATCCCACGGCGAATTTTTATTTAGCATTTAGTGCCATGTTAATGGCTGGACTTGATGGCATCCAAAATAAAATTGATCCAGGCCAAGCCATGGATAAAAATTTGTACGATCTGGAACCAGAAGAAGCGGCCAATATTCCCACGCTTCCGGCCAGTTTAGAGGATGCCTTAGATAATTTGGCCAACGATCACCAATTCCTCCTCAAAGGGGGAGTATTTACGGAAGATCTTGTTGAGGCCTGGATCAATTATAAACGGGAGAATGAGGTGGATGCTCTGAGAGTTCGTCCTCATCCACACGAATTTTTCATGTACTACGATATTTAG
- a CDS encoding ammonium transporter, which produces MNYTKNEFNRILSIIISVFLLVLVPTSTFAQEVEEAQAISAGDTGWVLTSSALVLLMTIPGLALFYGGMVRNKNVLSTMMHSFISVCIVSIVWVFWGYTIAFGSDVGGVMGSFEFFGLSGVGTEAFSGTAIPELAFMVFQLMFAGITVALISGAIAERMKFSAFALFAVLWATFIYAPLAHWVWGGGWLAGLGELDFAGGTVVHISSGVAALAAALVLGKRHGYGSENLSPHNLPFTIVGAALLWVGWFGFNAGSALAANGVAASAFVATHVATAAGALGWIAIERVYRGKPTVLGAASGAVAGLVAITPAAGFVGPISAIWVGLGGGVFCYAAVMWKSKLGYDDALDVLGIHGIGGTWGAIATGLFASVGGGTGLFFGNPGQVVIQLVGVGATWIFSFIGTFIILKVLDMTIGLRVTKEEEALGLDLSEHSERAYA; this is translated from the coding sequence ATGAACTATACGAAAAACGAGTTTAATAGGATATTAAGTATAATAATTTCCGTATTTTTACTAGTACTTGTACCAACTTCCACCTTCGCACAAGAAGTGGAAGAGGCCCAAGCAATCAGCGCTGGCGATACCGGGTGGGTTCTTACATCCTCAGCGTTGGTGCTTTTAATGACCATCCCGGGGTTAGCTTTATTTTATGGGGGAATGGTGCGCAATAAGAATGTTCTCAGCACCATGATGCATAGTTTTATTTCGGTCTGTATCGTCAGCATAGTCTGGGTGTTTTGGGGCTACACAATTGCCTTTGGGTCTGATGTCGGCGGAGTCATGGGAAGCTTCGAATTCTTTGGCCTGAGTGGAGTAGGAACCGAAGCCTTCTCCGGTACCGCCATCCCAGAACTTGCCTTTATGGTGTTTCAATTGATGTTTGCCGGAATTACGGTCGCCTTGATTAGTGGAGCGATTGCCGAACGCATGAAATTTAGTGCCTTTGCTCTGTTTGCAGTTCTCTGGGCCACCTTCATTTATGCACCGTTGGCCCATTGGGTCTGGGGTGGCGGTTGGCTGGCAGGGCTGGGAGAACTTGATTTTGCTGGTGGCACTGTCGTGCATATTAGCTCAGGGGTAGCCGCCTTAGCCGCAGCGTTGGTGCTTGGAAAGCGGCATGGCTATGGATCGGAAAATCTTTCCCCGCATAATCTTCCGTTTACTATCGTGGGTGCGGCTCTCCTCTGGGTAGGATGGTTCGGATTCAATGCCGGTAGTGCCTTAGCTGCCAATGGTGTGGCTGCCAGTGCATTTGTGGCCACACATGTGGCTACGGCCGCTGGTGCGCTTGGGTGGATTGCCATCGAAAGAGTCTACCGTGGGAAACCTACGGTTCTTGGTGCGGCCAGTGGTGCGGTGGCCGGGTTGGTCGCGATCACCCCCGCAGCTGGCTTCGTGGGACCCATTTCCGCTATTTGGGTGGGATTAGGCGGTGGCGTTTTTTGTTATGCCGCAGTGATGTGGAAGAGTAAGTTGGGATATGACGATGCATTGGATGTGCTTGGGATACATGGTATTGGTGGAACTTGGGGTGCCATTGCTACGGGGCTCTTTGCCAGCGTTGGTGGAGGCACCGGATTGTTTTTCGGAAATCCGGGACAGGTGGTCATTCAATTGGTAGGGGTGGGTGCGACGTGGATTTTTTCCTTCATTGGAACCTTTATCATCTTGAAGGTCTTGGACATGACTATTGGGCTACGAGTCACCAAAGAGGAAGAAGCGCTCGGTCTCGATTTGAGTGAACACAGCGAACGCGCGTATGCATAA
- a CDS encoding right-handed parallel beta-helix repeat-containing protein, translating into MSSIPPSNPDEIDPSASVSEIPKNPLGGQTLIVDQSDSNSYPRPSAAIKDAGPQDLIYIRAGQYEDRLFIAEKPIHIVGAGRDQVEIFSRRSGPLYLQKVPSGHISGITFRYVGSDQHSAINILDSTCTISQCRAMEGILSGIVIYGPECRPTLSDNEVCSNRESGIFTFAGARPYLTMNDCFHNHHFGLAVRDDGSSPDLTKNLCHHNMLSGILLFHGAKALVLENTCEHNFHWGVVMTPDSHTSPEQEQLLQANTLTNNPRGALIITHEPLSEIGR; encoded by the coding sequence ATGAGTTCCATTCCCCCGTCAAATCCTGATGAAATAGATCCTTCCGCAAGTGTTTCGGAAATTCCCAAAAATCCATTGGGTGGGCAAACACTTATTGTGGATCAATCGGATTCGAACTCGTATCCTCGCCCAAGTGCGGCCATCAAAGATGCTGGACCACAAGACCTCATTTATATTCGTGCGGGCCAATATGAAGATCGTCTATTCATTGCTGAAAAGCCTATTCATATCGTTGGTGCAGGGCGCGACCAGGTAGAAATTTTTAGCCGGCGAAGTGGACCGCTCTATCTCCAAAAAGTTCCCAGCGGTCATATATCCGGGATCACATTTCGATATGTGGGCAGTGATCAGCATTCTGCCATCAATATTCTTGATTCCACTTGCACAATTTCTCAATGTCGCGCCATGGAAGGAATTTTGTCCGGCATTGTCATTTATGGACCAGAGTGCCGGCCGACTCTCAGTGACAATGAGGTGTGCAGCAATCGGGAATCAGGCATTTTCACCTTTGCGGGAGCTCGCCCCTACCTTACGATGAATGACTGTTTTCATAACCATCACTTTGGCCTTGCAGTTCGAGATGATGGAAGCAGTCCTGATCTGACCAAAAATCTCTGTCATCACAATATGCTGAGCGGTATCTTATTATTTCACGGAGCCAAAGCCTTGGTATTGGAAAATACCTGTGAGCACAATTTTCATTGGGGAGTGGTGATGACCCCGGATAGCCACACCTCTCCGGAGCAGGAACAACTCCTTCAGGCGAACACCCTCACCAATAACCCACGGGGTGCTCTTATTATTACGCATGAGCCCCTCAGTGAAATTGGCAGGTAA
- a CDS encoding DUF2061 domain-containing protein, whose product METHLRSVVKGISWRVIATLVTTIVVFIYSGELAAAAIVGSVDALAKIGLYWGHERIWQHIQWGRIIPTVSSP is encoded by the coding sequence ATGGAAACGCATCTTCGGAGTGTAGTAAAGGGCATCAGTTGGAGAGTTATTGCTACCCTAGTGACCACCATCGTCGTATTTATCTATTCGGGAGAATTAGCGGCCGCGGCTATTGTGGGGTCCGTTGATGCGTTGGCCAAAATTGGTTTGTATTGGGGCCATGAGCGAATCTGGCAACATATTCAATGGGGCAGAATTATTCCTACCGTCAGTTCTCCTTAG
- a CDS encoding outer membrane beta-barrel protein — protein MKNLKVFCSRMIMTLNLILCCALFLPGGISKVLAQGDPSDVLKQLEKVQREDVEKHSLANKLDISFYGFVDVSYTHNFNNPGNQVNQLRAFDTDAQSFRVNLAQLVLEREGKHDGSMTDRAGFHVKLNFGEDSQFTGGDDFGDEFDFQEVYVQYIAPLGKGVDLKFGRQNTLIGYEVIESPLNPNFSRSFMFSFGEPFTTTGIRASYAFNEYVAFAIGGIDSFTQGPGDFNRGKSVETALFINPNDKVGLTGFLFWGPELPGVAPATVGPKGDLILAGGIATFQATDQTSFALEGYYANQEAVGPGGGTARWNGVAAYALHEFTDQWGVHIRGEIFEDAGGSRTCLVTAPTGPGASAVGKSNTCVAVAGAGVAQTLWESTVTLQFKPVPPLITRLEFRYDKSDKNTFQSGASAVNHQETLAFETIFLF, from the coding sequence ATGAAGAATTTAAAAGTTTTTTGTTCTCGGATGATAATGACCCTTAACCTTATTTTGTGTTGTGCGCTGTTTTTACCTGGAGGAATTTCCAAGGTCTTAGCCCAGGGTGACCCTTCGGATGTCTTGAAACAATTGGAAAAAGTTCAGCGCGAGGATGTGGAAAAACATTCTCTAGCTAACAAATTGGATATTTCTTTTTATGGTTTTGTGGATGTGTCGTACACGCATAATTTTAATAATCCTGGAAATCAGGTCAATCAATTGCGCGCGTTTGATACTGATGCTCAGTCTTTTCGAGTAAATCTTGCGCAATTAGTGTTGGAACGAGAAGGAAAACACGATGGGAGTATGACTGACCGTGCAGGGTTTCACGTAAAGTTAAATTTTGGTGAAGACTCCCAATTCACAGGAGGGGATGATTTTGGTGATGAGTTTGATTTCCAGGAGGTGTATGTCCAATACATTGCGCCTTTGGGAAAAGGGGTGGACTTAAAGTTTGGCCGACAAAATACGCTGATCGGGTATGAAGTCATTGAAAGCCCTTTAAATCCTAATTTTTCTCGCTCTTTCATGTTTAGTTTTGGTGAGCCTTTCACGACGACAGGAATTCGGGCTTCATATGCATTTAATGAATATGTGGCCTTTGCGATTGGAGGTATTGATTCTTTTACTCAGGGTCCTGGGGACTTCAATAGAGGAAAATCCGTTGAGACGGCCCTTTTTATAAATCCAAATGACAAAGTCGGTTTGACGGGTTTCTTATTTTGGGGACCAGAACTTCCAGGGGTGGCCCCTGCGACGGTTGGGCCGAAAGGCGATTTAATTCTTGCAGGCGGAATAGCAACCTTCCAGGCCACTGATCAAACGTCTTTTGCTTTGGAAGGTTACTATGCCAACCAGGAAGCGGTAGGTCCAGGTGGAGGGACTGCACGATGGAATGGAGTGGCAGCCTATGCCCTTCATGAATTCACGGATCAGTGGGGAGTGCACATCAGGGGAGAAATTTTTGAGGATGCCGGAGGTTCTCGGACGTGTTTGGTTACTGCACCAACAGGCCCAGGGGCCTCTGCCGTGGGAAAGTCGAATACCTGTGTTGCTGTAGCAGGGGCAGGAGTTGCCCAAACGCTTTGGGAATCGACAGTTACCCTTCAGTTTAAACCTGTTCCGCCATTAATTACCCGGTTAGAATTTCGTTATGATAAGTCCGACAAAAATACGTTTCAGTCCGGTGCAAGTGCTGTCAATCATCAAGAAACCTTGGCCTTTGAAACTATCTTCCTCTTTTAA
- a CDS encoding ammonium transporter produces MVALGSLSISTVWAQEGTSAIDTGDTAWILVSSALVLCMTLPGLALFYGGLVRSKNVLGTIMHTAIILCVISIVWVLWGYTLAFGPDVGGVIGGLDHLGLMGVGVEAFPGTGIPHLVFMVFQLMFAAITVALITGSFAERMKFTALLAFAVLWSTFIYSPLAHWVWGGGWMAQMGFLDFAGGAVVHISSGFGALICAILVGQRKGLGTEAMPPHNLPMTVLGTGLLWFGWFGFNAGSALGANGVAASAFVATHIAACAGGLSWMIAEWINQGKPTILGVASGMISGLATITPGAGFLGPLSALFVGLVAGVVCYVAVIWKTRLGYDDSLDVVGIHGVGGFTGILATGLFASIGAQGLFFGNAGQFGIQAGLAIVTMIFSVVGTYIILKIVDVTIGLRVTADDENVGLDLSQHNERAYS; encoded by the coding sequence ATGGTGGCATTAGGAAGCCTGAGTATTTCGACTGTGTGGGCCCAGGAAGGGACCTCAGCCATTGATACTGGAGATACCGCATGGATCTTGGTTTCTTCCGCCCTGGTGCTTTGTATGACCCTCCCTGGTTTGGCGTTGTTTTATGGAGGCCTCGTCCGAAGCAAAAATGTCTTGGGCACCATCATGCATACGGCGATCATTTTATGCGTGATTAGCATCGTCTGGGTGCTGTGGGGATATACCCTGGCTTTTGGTCCAGATGTCGGTGGTGTGATAGGAGGATTGGACCATCTGGGACTGATGGGCGTTGGAGTGGAGGCCTTTCCCGGGACGGGCATTCCTCATCTGGTGTTTATGGTGTTTCAGCTCATGTTTGCGGCGATTACAGTCGCGCTCATTACCGGGAGTTTTGCTGAACGTATGAAGTTTACGGCTTTATTGGCCTTCGCCGTCCTGTGGTCCACCTTTATTTATTCACCACTGGCCCATTGGGTGTGGGGTGGAGGGTGGATGGCGCAAATGGGATTTCTTGATTTTGCCGGGGGGGCGGTTGTGCACATCAGCTCAGGATTCGGCGCGTTAATCTGTGCTATTCTCGTTGGCCAACGAAAAGGGCTTGGTACGGAAGCCATGCCTCCACATAATCTTCCCATGACCGTGCTGGGAACGGGGCTCTTATGGTTTGGGTGGTTTGGATTTAACGCAGGAAGTGCGTTAGGCGCCAATGGGGTCGCCGCTTCGGCGTTTGTGGCCACGCATATTGCGGCCTGTGCCGGCGGGCTCAGCTGGATGATTGCGGAATGGATTAATCAGGGAAAACCCACTATTTTGGGGGTAGCCAGCGGAATGATTTCTGGTTTAGCCACCATTACTCCGGGTGCTGGATTTCTTGGACCACTTTCTGCATTATTCGTGGGGCTCGTGGCAGGGGTGGTCTGTTATGTTGCGGTGATTTGGAAAACCCGGCTCGGGTACGATGATTCTCTTGATGTTGTAGGGATTCATGGCGTCGGCGGGTTTACGGGAATTCTCGCAACTGGGCTGTTTGCATCGATTGGAGCCCAAGGATTATTCTTCGGCAATGCTGGCCAATTTGGCATCCAAGCTGGATTGGCGATTGTGACAATGATCTTTTCTGTGGTGGGGACTTATATTATTTTGAAAATTGTGGATGTGACCATTGGTCTTCGAGTAACTGCGGATGACGAGAATGTCGGGTTAGACCTGAGCCAACATAATGAACGGGCTTATTCGTAA
- a CDS encoding DDE-type integrase/transposase/recombinase: protein MLSSRLGLSAVCGATADHSETRLSAAEIACPPGAPSNLRLKASWVAHRRKPKPTAPNQWWGVDMTKVLIDGFGWVYVVLVLDWYTKKVVGDYTGLQAKTWHWLVALNTAVHQQFPDGAKNHALSLDSG, encoded by the coding sequence ATGCTATCGTCGCGTCTGGGCCTATCTGCGGTATGTGGAGCAACAGCCGATCACAGCGAAACGCGTCTATCGGCTGCTGAAATTGCATGCCCTCCTGGTGCCCCGTCTAACCTACGGCTCAAAGCCAGCTGGGTAGCGCATCGCCGGAAACCGAAGCCCACGGCGCCCAATCAGTGGTGGGGCGTCGATATGACCAAAGTGTTAATCGATGGCTTTGGATGGGTCTATGTGGTCCTCGTCTTAGATTGGTACACTAAGAAGGTCGTGGGCGACTATACCGGGCTTCAAGCCAAGACCTGGCATTGGTTGGTAGCGTTAAACACGGCCGTCCATCAGCAATTTCCAGACGGGGCGAAGAACCACGCATTATCCTTAGATAGCGGATAA